A single Mangrovimonas sp. YM274 DNA region contains:
- a CDS encoding exonuclease domain-containing protein: MHYTIIDIETTGKDKITEISILKHNGTNVIDEFTSLVNPEVLIPDYITALTGIDNYMVANAPVFADIADKVIELTEGCIFVAHNVNFDYNIIRNEFKTLGIDFNRRKLCTIRLSRKLLPGHHSYSLGKLCKALDINIQDRHRAKGDADATVILFEMLLAQDNAEAIFNSFLKKSSKEATLPPHLPSKVFNQIPNAAGIYYFKNKKGKIIYVGKAKDLKKRVLGHFYNKSNKELNLCRETADIDFELSGSETIALLMEDAAIKHHFPLYNQAAKRPPKNYAIFSYIDRQGIMHLAYNQLKSSPNPIQIFHGIRECRNYLENLCKTYELCPKYCHLQEGVSQCSHYAIHNCHGICRQEEAVSAYNLRVQKAIHQVKNESENLIIEQPGRHPEENAFILIQNGTYKGYGFVEKEEQIVHPEDLEPFLIPQKDSIDIQRVLRPLISKLS; the protein is encoded by the coding sequence ATGCACTATACAATCATTGATATTGAAACCACAGGAAAGGACAAGATTACAGAAATATCCATTTTAAAACATAATGGCACCAATGTTATTGACGAGTTCACTTCCTTGGTCAACCCCGAAGTTTTAATACCAGATTATATTACCGCTCTTACAGGAATAGACAATTATATGGTTGCAAACGCCCCTGTGTTTGCTGATATTGCCGATAAGGTCATAGAACTTACCGAAGGGTGTATTTTTGTGGCCCATAACGTCAATTTTGATTACAATATCATCAGGAACGAATTTAAAACGCTTGGCATCGATTTCAACAGACGAAAGCTTTGTACCATACGTTTATCCAGAAAGCTATTGCCTGGACACCACTCCTACAGCTTAGGCAAACTCTGTAAAGCTCTTGATATAAATATTCAAGATCGCCACCGAGCAAAGGGAGATGCCGATGCAACAGTAATATTGTTTGAAATGTTACTTGCTCAAGATAATGCTGAGGCTATCTTTAACAGCTTCCTTAAAAAATCCTCCAAAGAAGCTACCCTACCGCCTCATTTACCCAGTAAAGTATTCAACCAAATCCCTAATGCAGCAGGAATTTATTACTTCAAAAATAAAAAAGGCAAGATTATTTATGTCGGCAAAGCAAAAGACCTCAAAAAAAGGGTTTTAGGGCATTTTTACAACAAATCCAACAAAGAGCTTAACCTTTGCCGAGAAACAGCCGATATAGACTTTGAACTATCAGGAAGTGAGACCATAGCTCTATTAATGGAAGATGCTGCTATCAAACATCATTTTCCCTTATACAACCAAGCCGCAAAACGCCCTCCTAAAAACTATGCTATATTTTCGTATATAGACCGCCAAGGCATTATGCACCTAGCCTATAACCAACTAAAATCCTCTCCTAATCCCATACAGATCTTTCACGGCATTAGAGAGTGCAGAAACTATCTGGAGAATCTGTGTAAAACCTACGAATTATGTCCAAAATATTGCCATTTACAAGAAGGAGTCTCCCAATGTTCCCACTATGCCATCCACAACTGTCATGGTATTTGTCGCCAAGAAGAAGCTGTAAGTGCATACAACCTAAGAGTGCAAAAAGCAATCCACCAAGTTAAAAACGAATCTGAAAATTTAATCATAGAACAACCAGGTAGACATCCAGAAGAAAATGCCTTTATCCTCATCCAAAATGGTACTTACAAAGGTTATGGATTTGTAGAAAAAGAAGAACAAATAGTCCATCCAGAAGACCTTGAACCTTTTTTGATTCCCCAAAAAGATTCCATCGACATACAACGAGTTTTACGTCCTCTCATTTCAAAACTGTCTTAA
- a CDS encoding LexA family transcriptional regulator: MKTLSKNISHLRELKRITQETLAEDLGITRSRVSSYEEGRSAPPIEVLIKLSDYFKLPIDVLVRHDLTKGSDHSFIELRNQRVLFPITIDSEDNNLIEVVPVKTSAGYLAGYDDPEYIEQLEKIQLPFLPTGKHRAFPIKGDSMLPLKPGSYVVGKFIEDRRDIMDGRSYILLTQNDGMVYKRVKDQIKDNNTLLLISDNPQYHPYEVPIEEVLELWEFTCSINTQEYDPHELKISSILEMFNSLGVELEALKKSL, from the coding sequence ATGAAAACACTGTCCAAAAACATTAGTCATTTACGGGAACTAAAGCGTATTACTCAAGAAACTTTAGCAGAAGACCTTGGCATTACCAGATCCCGTGTGAGCTCGTATGAAGAAGGGCGTTCTGCCCCACCCATCGAGGTTCTAATCAAACTTTCGGATTACTTTAAGTTACCCATCGATGTATTGGTACGCCACGACCTGACTAAAGGAAGTGATCATTCCTTTATCGAACTACGGAATCAACGGGTACTATTTCCTATTACAATAGATTCTGAAGACAACAACTTGATTGAAGTGGTTCCTGTAAAAACTTCCGCTGGGTACTTAGCAGGCTATGACGACCCCGAGTATATTGAACAACTGGAAAAAATACAGCTTCCCTTTTTACCCACTGGTAAACATCGCGCCTTTCCCATTAAAGGAGATTCTATGTTACCTCTGAAACCAGGCAGTTATGTAGTTGGAAAATTTATTGAGGATAGACGTGACATCATGGATGGACGCTCTTATATATTATTAACCCAAAATGACGGGATGGTATACAAGCGGGTAAAAGACCAGATTAAAGACAATAATACCCTGCTGTTGATTTCAGACAACCCACAGTACCATCCCTACGAAGTGCCTATTGAAGAAGTACTGGAACTTTGGGAGTTTACCTGTAGCATCAACACCCAAGAATATGACCCACACGAACTAAAAATTAGTAGTATTCTTGAAATGTTCAACAGTTTGGGTGTAGAATTGGAAGCCCTTAAAAAGAGTCTATAA
- the dinB gene encoding DNA polymerase IV, protein MNKNILHLDLDTFFVSCERLMDSRLKKRPLLVGGTGDRGVVSACSYETRRFGIHSGMSMKVARRLCPEAVVIRGDASIYTKQSQMVTEIIRERVPVFEKASIDEFYADLSGMDKFFGSYKYATELRNTIIKETGLPISFGLSANKIVSKMATGEAKPNNQLRIEHGFEKPFLAPLSIDKIPSVGKKTYHTLRNLGIDKVATVQQMPLEMMETVLGANGRTIWRRAQGIDNPPLIPFYERKSISTERTFNRDTIDMLKLRTTIFAMTENLAFQLRKGEKLTACIAVKIRYSDFNTHTKQLKIPYTSADHVIIPKVMELFDRLYERRLLIRLVGVKFSDLVSGNYQINLFDDTEEMLRLYGAMDHIRNRFGELSIQKAAAMGAKTIGRFSNPFNGEPPIVLAHRNQ, encoded by the coding sequence ATGAACAAAAATATTTTGCATCTAGACCTCGATACCTTCTTTGTGTCCTGCGAACGCCTCATGGATAGTCGGCTTAAAAAACGACCTTTACTGGTAGGCGGAACGGGAGATAGGGGAGTTGTTTCGGCCTGTAGTTATGAGACTAGGCGTTTTGGAATTCATTCTGGAATGTCTATGAAGGTGGCAAGGCGTTTATGTCCCGAAGCGGTAGTTATCCGTGGCGATGCATCCATCTATACCAAGCAGTCACAAATGGTTACCGAAATTATAAGGGAGAGGGTGCCTGTGTTTGAAAAGGCGAGTATTGATGAGTTCTATGCAGACCTTAGCGGTATGGATAAATTTTTTGGAAGTTATAAGTATGCAACGGAGTTAAGGAATACCATTATAAAGGAAACGGGGTTGCCTATTTCTTTTGGACTTTCGGCCAATAAAATAGTTTCTAAGATGGCTACAGGTGAAGCAAAGCCTAACAACCAATTGCGTATAGAGCATGGATTCGAAAAGCCTTTTTTGGCACCTTTGTCTATTGATAAAATTCCCTCGGTAGGTAAAAAGACGTATCACACTTTACGGAATTTGGGTATAGATAAAGTAGCTACGGTACAGCAAATGCCCCTAGAGATGATGGAAACCGTATTGGGGGCCAATGGAAGAACCATTTGGAGAAGGGCACAGGGCATCGATAATCCGCCGCTTATCCCATTTTATGAGCGTAAATCTATTTCTACAGAGCGGACCTTTAATAGGGATACTATCGATATGCTGAAGCTAAGAACCACCATTTTTGCAATGACAGAAAATCTAGCCTTCCAGCTTAGGAAAGGAGAAAAATTAACAGCTTGTATAGCGGTTAAGATTAGGTACTCTGATTTCAATACCCATACCAAACAGTTGAAGATTCCCTATACCAGTGCAGATCATGTCATTATTCCTAAGGTTATGGAGCTGTTCGATAGGTTGTACGAGCGGCGTTTGCTCATCAGGTTGGTAGGGGTTAAGTTTAGTGATTTGGTATCTGGTAACTACCAGATCAATCTGTTTGATGATACTGAGGAAATGCTAAGACTCTACGGCGCTATGGATCATATCCGTAACCGCTTTGGTGAACTCAGTATCCAAAAAGCAGCTGCTATGGGGGCCAAAACCATAGGGCGTTTCAGTAATCCATTTAATGGTGAACCGCCTATTGTATTGGCGCACCGCAACCAATAG
- a CDS encoding DNA polymerase III subunit alpha — MYINCHTYYSLRFGTFSEEELLKLASQNGVEAMALTDINNTSACLNFIRTAKIYHIKPVVGIDFRNGVSQLFVGLARNNEGFRELNSFLSQHTHQNKALPEQAPDFPNAFVVYPFEQIMQMEKETFAANEFIGISIQDLRKLPFSHYKDYKDKLVIQQQVTVRNKKDFNAHRLLRAIDNNTLLSKLSKSEECSENDKMLHLDQLCQAYQEYSYIIQNTRKLLEECSINFEFGKQRSSQNLSLYLESAEKDFEMLRDLSYQGLSRRYGAPSKKVLERLEVELNTIRNMDFVSYFLINYDIVNYAKKQGYVHVGRGSGANSIVAYLIGITDVDPIELDLYFERFINPYRASPPDFDIDFSWKEREDVTAYIFQRFPHTALLATYNTFKYRGVVREIGKVFGLPKEEIDKLSEGKVPQGQLDDMAKLVLKYGQLIKGFPNHLSVHSCGILILDAPIHYYSATNMPPKGFPTVQFDMIIAEDVGIFKFDILGQRGLAKIKDALELIKQNNPNIPPIDITDVEKFKKDPNVNNLLRQGKAIGAYYVESPAMRGLMQKLQTQDYLGLVAASSIIRPGVSGSGMKQEYIIRQRNPEKRKEANPMLLKIMPETYGIMVYQEDVLKVAHQFAGLNFGEADVLRRGMSGKFRSRAEFLGVEQKFIANCKERGYSDTLTMEVWEQIKSFAGYAFAKGHSASYAVESYQSLYLKCYYPLEFMVAVLNNGGGFYSTEHYIHEAKMCGGKVLPPCVNTSDHPTIINGEDIYLGLGYIKQLEHYTIKRILSERQLHGVYKSLDDFIDRVHIGVEQLSILIRIDAFRFTGHSKKELLWQAMFKLNKNKLNSSQALLFRTEHKTYKLPKLNSSCLEDAYDQIEFLGFPLCGYFALIGETLQPHILAKDFSEHINQKVLLYGTLVHTRFHKTSQGKRIRFCTFVDEEGQYFDTVHFTKVVELYPIHGIGVYACYGTVTEDHGFCSLDINWSRKLGLRQSLKGA, encoded by the coding sequence GTGTATATCAATTGTCATACATACTATTCCCTGCGTTTCGGAACATTCTCTGAAGAGGAACTGTTGAAATTGGCCTCTCAAAATGGCGTGGAGGCTATGGCTTTAACCGATATCAATAATACGTCGGCTTGTTTAAATTTTATTCGTACGGCTAAAATATATCATATCAAACCAGTTGTGGGCATCGATTTTAGGAATGGTGTGTCGCAGTTATTTGTGGGCTTGGCTAGAAATAATGAAGGTTTTAGGGAGCTCAATAGTTTTTTGTCTCAGCATACTCATCAAAACAAAGCACTTCCTGAACAGGCGCCAGACTTTCCCAATGCTTTTGTAGTGTATCCTTTTGAACAGATTATGCAAATGGAGAAGGAAACCTTTGCGGCTAATGAGTTCATAGGCATTAGTATTCAGGATTTGAGAAAACTTCCCTTTAGTCATTATAAGGATTATAAAGATAAATTGGTCATTCAGCAACAGGTGACTGTGCGGAACAAGAAAGATTTTAATGCTCATAGATTACTAAGGGCTATTGATAACAATACGCTTTTGAGTAAACTATCAAAGTCTGAAGAATGTAGTGAAAACGATAAAATGTTGCACTTGGACCAGTTATGCCAAGCGTATCAAGAGTATTCTTATATCATTCAAAATACACGAAAGCTTTTGGAAGAGTGTAGCATAAACTTTGAATTTGGTAAGCAGCGTAGCTCCCAAAACCTAAGTCTGTATCTGGAAAGCGCTGAAAAGGACTTTGAAATGCTCAGGGACCTCAGCTATCAGGGGCTCTCAAGGCGTTATGGTGCGCCTTCCAAGAAAGTACTGGAACGCTTGGAAGTAGAGCTCAATACCATTAGGAATATGGATTTTGTGTCCTATTTTTTAATTAATTACGACATTGTAAATTATGCCAAGAAACAAGGGTATGTCCATGTGGGTAGGGGAAGTGGAGCCAATAGTATCGTAGCCTATTTAATAGGAATTACTGATGTAGATCCTATTGAGCTAGATCTTTATTTTGAAAGGTTCATCAATCCCTACCGTGCTTCTCCACCAGATTTCGATATCGATTTTTCGTGGAAGGAACGCGAAGATGTCACAGCTTATATCTTCCAAAGGTTTCCGCATACTGCTTTGTTGGCTACCTACAATACTTTTAAATACCGAGGGGTGGTAAGGGAAATAGGAAAGGTTTTTGGTTTGCCCAAAGAAGAGATTGATAAGTTGAGCGAAGGTAAAGTGCCGCAAGGCCAATTGGACGATATGGCAAAATTGGTCCTGAAGTACGGGCAATTGATAAAGGGATTTCCCAATCACCTAAGTGTTCATTCCTGTGGTATTTTAATTTTGGATGCCCCTATTCATTATTATTCTGCTACCAATATGCCTCCAAAGGGGTTTCCAACGGTACAGTTTGATATGATTATTGCAGAGGATGTGGGTATTTTTAAATTCGATATTTTAGGTCAACGAGGCCTTGCCAAGATCAAGGATGCCTTGGAGCTCATCAAACAGAACAATCCTAATATACCTCCCATAGATATCACTGATGTAGAAAAATTTAAAAAGGATCCTAATGTTAATAACCTTCTCAGACAAGGAAAGGCTATTGGGGCTTATTATGTAGAATCACCAGCTATGAGAGGGTTGATGCAAAAATTGCAGACACAGGATTATTTGGGGTTGGTGGCTGCTAGTTCTATTATTAGGCCAGGAGTGTCCGGTTCTGGAATGAAACAGGAATATATTATCCGTCAGCGTAACCCAGAAAAACGAAAAGAGGCTAATCCTATGCTGCTTAAAATTATGCCAGAAACTTATGGTATTATGGTTTATCAGGAAGATGTTCTTAAAGTAGCTCATCAATTTGCGGGTCTTAATTTTGGAGAGGCTGATGTGTTAAGGAGAGGTATGAGTGGTAAGTTTCGCTCTAGAGCAGAGTTTTTGGGAGTGGAGCAAAAGTTTATTGCTAATTGTAAGGAGAGAGGGTATTCGGATACACTCACAATGGAGGTTTGGGAGCAAATAAAGAGTTTTGCGGGCTATGCTTTTGCTAAAGGGCATTCTGCTTCGTATGCAGTAGAGAGTTACCAAAGTCTATATCTTAAATGTTACTATCCGTTGGAGTTTATGGTAGCTGTACTTAACAATGGAGGTGGTTTTTACAGTACGGAGCATTACATTCATGAGGCCAAGATGTGTGGAGGGAAAGTGCTTCCTCCGTGTGTTAATACTAGTGATCATCCTACTATTATCAACGGAGAGGATATTTATTTGGGTTTGGGGTATATAAAACAACTGGAGCATTATACCATAAAACGAATTCTTTCGGAGCGTCAACTTCACGGAGTCTATAAATCTTTGGATGACTTTATTGACAGGGTGCATATTGGTGTAGAACAGTTGTCTATTTTGATTAGGATTGATGCTTTTAGGTTTACGGGACACTCTAAAAAAGAACTTTTATGGCAAGCAATGTTCAAACTCAATAAAAATAAGTTGAATTCGTCTCAGGCATTATTGTTTAGGACAGAACATAAAACCTATAAGCTTCCAAAGTTAAATAGTAGTTGTTTGGAAGACGCTTATGATCAAATTGAGTTTCTAGGGTTTCCTCTTTGTGGATATTTTGCTTTGATAGGAGAGACTTTGCAACCCCATATTTTAGCTAAAGATTTTAGTGAGCACATCAATCAAAAAGTGTTGTTGTATGGCACATTGGTGCATACAAGGTTTCATAAAACATCCCAAGGTAAGCGTATTAGGTTTTGTACCTTTGTTGATGAGGAGGGACAGTATTTTGATACGGTGCATTTTACGAAAGTAGTCGAGTTGTATCCCATTCATGGTATTGGTGTGTATGCCTGTTACGGAACGGTTACGGAAGATCATGGCTTTTGTAGTCTGGATATTAATTGGAGCAGAAAGTTGGGTTTGAGGCAAAGCCTAAAAGGCGCTTAG
- a CDS encoding NAD(P)H-dependent oxidoreductase, whose protein sequence is MEILEFLEWRYATKAFNPNKEVSSEKMDILKKAFNLTATSYGLQPIKLVVIKNKVLQQELLEHSMNQKQIATASHVLVFCIQTNIDKAFVKDYFKRVHDLRQTPKEVLKPFEDFLVQDFQQKSQQEIEEWATKQAYLAMGNIMTVCAMEQIDSCPMEGFLSEEYDRVLKLNDHNLKSVLLLPVGYRSENDMFAGMKKVRKPVEDAVLEL, encoded by the coding sequence ATGGAAATCCTTGAATTTTTAGAATGGCGTTATGCCACAAAAGCCTTTAACCCTAATAAGGAAGTGTCTTCTGAAAAAATGGACATCTTAAAAAAAGCATTCAATCTAACGGCAACCTCTTATGGTTTACAGCCTATAAAATTAGTTGTAATCAAGAATAAAGTTTTGCAACAGGAGCTTTTGGAGCATTCCATGAATCAAAAGCAAATTGCAACAGCGTCTCATGTATTGGTGTTCTGCATTCAGACTAATATTGATAAGGCTTTTGTTAAGGATTATTTTAAGAGAGTTCATGATTTGAGACAAACTCCGAAGGAGGTTCTAAAGCCTTTTGAGGATTTCTTGGTTCAGGATTTTCAACAAAAATCTCAGCAGGAGATTGAAGAATGGGCCACCAAACAGGCCTATCTAGCCATGGGCAATATCATGACTGTTTGTGCTATGGAACAAATAGATTCTTGCCCTATGGAAGGGTTTCTTTCCGAGGAATATGATAGAGTATTAAAGTTGAACGATCATAACCTCAAATCGGTGTTGTTGTTACCTGTTGGCTACCGTTCTGAAAATGATATGTTTGCTGGTATGAAAAAGGTGAGAAAGCCCGTGGAAGACGCTGTTTTGGAGCTTTGA
- a CDS encoding thioredoxin family protein: MKKLLLVIICLFSVGIYAQDAQWTSDFEQAVKIAQDQNKPILVYFKDSQNCDACKKIETTVINNSNFSQIADRVVLVSIDNANDDDATQRKIIHYNNTKTFPSFVTLDSKGSPINVVNEFSDQSIEQYIGFLKQL, translated from the coding sequence ATGAAAAAACTATTACTAGTGATTATTTGCTTATTTAGTGTAGGCATTTATGCGCAAGATGCACAATGGACTTCAGATTTTGAACAAGCTGTAAAAATAGCTCAAGATCAAAACAAGCCTATTTTGGTGTATTTCAAGGATTCCCAAAATTGCGATGCGTGTAAAAAAATTGAAACTACCGTAATCAACAATTCAAACTTTTCTCAAATTGCAGATAGAGTAGTGTTGGTTAGTATTGATAATGCCAATGATGATGATGCTACGCAACGTAAGATCATTCACTATAACAATACAAAAACATTTCCTTCATTCGTAACTTTAGATTCTAAAGGAAGCCCAATTAATGTGGTAAATGAATTTAGTGATCAAAGTATCGAACAGTACATTGGATTTTTAAAACAACTATAG
- a CDS encoding DegT/DnrJ/EryC1/StrS aminotransferase family protein, giving the protein MPGFEHFGDAERKEVNDVLETGVLMRYGFDAMRMGHWKAKQLEHDLQEYFQVNHAQLVSSGTAAVSVALAVAGVGAGDEVIMPTFTFVASFEAVMMLGAIPVLVDIDDTLTLDPKAVQLAVTSRTKAIMPVHMCGSMANLDALQQICKKHDLLLIEDACQAIGATYKGKTLGSIGDAGCFSFDFVKTITCGEGGAVLTNNETYFKNADHFSDHGHDHIGSDRGAEGHPFLGYNFRISELNAAVGVAQLKRLPEILKIQKQHFAILRDALSAIPEITFRSVPIGGEENYSFLSFFLPDTETSLKAAAALKEAGIDGCFQYYNNNWHYIRKWGHLKDLKTLYPLSQEVKDGLAYLQTKTFEQSDHYIGRNISCLIKLSWTENEVKDRASKMVKVITDVLS; this is encoded by the coding sequence ATGCCCGGATTTGAGCACTTCGGTGATGCCGAAAGAAAAGAAGTTAATGATGTTTTGGAAACTGGAGTGTTAATGCGATATGGCTTTGATGCCATGCGCATGGGCCATTGGAAAGCCAAACAACTAGAGCATGATTTACAGGAATATTTCCAAGTGAATCATGCTCAGTTGGTTTCTAGTGGTACGGCAGCAGTGTCGGTTGCTTTGGCTGTTGCAGGTGTTGGGGCAGGTGATGAAGTCATCATGCCTACGTTTACATTTGTTGCCAGTTTTGAAGCGGTTATGATGCTGGGAGCTATTCCCGTGTTGGTGGATATTGATGATACGCTTACCTTGGACCCTAAGGCAGTTCAGTTAGCTGTTACTTCAAGAACAAAGGCTATTATGCCTGTACACATGTGTGGTAGCATGGCCAATTTGGATGCTTTACAGCAGATATGTAAGAAGCATGATTTATTACTTATTGAAGATGCGTGCCAGGCGATAGGGGCAACCTATAAAGGCAAGACTTTGGGAAGTATAGGCGATGCAGGGTGTTTTTCCTTCGATTTTGTTAAAACCATTACTTGTGGAGAAGGAGGGGCTGTCCTAACCAACAATGAAACCTATTTCAAAAATGCGGATCATTTTAGCGATCACGGTCATGACCATATCGGTAGCGATCGTGGAGCTGAAGGCCATCCGTTTTTAGGTTATAACTTTAGAATTTCCGAGCTTAATGCAGCCGTTGGAGTAGCCCAGTTAAAGCGTTTACCTGAAATTTTGAAAATTCAGAAACAGCACTTTGCGATTTTGCGAGATGCTTTATCCGCGATTCCTGAAATTACTTTTAGAAGTGTACCTATAGGAGGCGAGGAAAATTATTCATTTTTAAGTTTCTTTTTACCGGATACAGAAACTTCCCTTAAGGCAGCCGCGGCTCTTAAAGAAGCTGGAATAGATGGCTGTTTTCAGTACTACAACAACAATTGGCATTATATTAGAAAGTGGGGGCACCTCAAGGATTTAAAGACACTCTATCCATTATCCCAAGAGGTTAAAGATGGATTGGCTTATCTTCAAACCAAAACTTTTGAACAGTCCGATCATTATATTGGGAGAAATATTTCCTGTTTGATCAAGTTGTCATGGACAGAGAACGAGGTCAAGGACAGGGCTTCAAAAATGGTTAAGGTGATTACGGACGTCTTGAGTTAA
- the ribB gene encoding 3,4-dihydroxy-2-butanone-4-phosphate synthase, producing MSTLKTANNSTEFKLDTIEDAINDIRQGKVIIVVDDENRENEGDFLAAAEMVTPEMINFMATHGRGLICTPLTETRCKALDLGMMVNNNTDPMETAFTISVDLRGNGVTTGISASDRAKTVKALVDRDTKPFELARPGHIFPLVAKEGGVLRRTGHTEAAIDFARLAGLEPAGVIVEIMNEDGTMARLPQLMEVAKKFDLKIVSIEDLVAYRMQHDSLIEKKEDFEIVSRFGKFRLRAYQQTTNNQVHIAITKGTWNTNEHVLTRVNSTLVNNDILGTLTNNADKKLDDMFKLVNEAGKGAIIFINQQNQSTNLLNRLSILKEQQNQKDVIKAPSIQMDSKDFGIGAQILHDLNIHKLKLISNSEQTKRVGMIGYGLEIMDYVNY from the coding sequence ATGTCTACGCTTAAAACCGCTAACAATTCAACTGAATTCAAGTTAGATACCATTGAGGACGCCATAAACGATATCCGTCAAGGAAAAGTCATTATTGTTGTGGATGATGAAAACAGAGAAAATGAAGGTGATTTTCTTGCTGCAGCCGAAATGGTAACCCCAGAAATGATCAATTTCATGGCCACTCACGGTAGAGGCTTAATTTGTACACCACTAACAGAAACTCGTTGTAAAGCGCTTGACCTTGGTATGATGGTAAACAACAATACCGATCCAATGGAAACAGCATTTACCATATCTGTTGACCTGCGAGGTAATGGTGTTACTACGGGAATTTCGGCTAGCGACAGAGCCAAAACCGTAAAAGCCTTAGTTGACAGGGATACAAAACCATTTGAATTGGCGCGTCCGGGGCATATATTTCCACTAGTAGCAAAAGAAGGCGGAGTATTAAGACGTACGGGGCATACCGAAGCAGCCATAGACTTTGCACGTTTAGCTGGTTTAGAACCAGCCGGTGTGATTGTTGAGATCATGAATGAAGATGGTACCATGGCACGTCTTCCACAATTAATGGAGGTAGCTAAAAAGTTTGACCTTAAAATTGTTTCTATTGAAGATCTGGTTGCTTACCGTATGCAACACGATTCCTTAATAGAAAAGAAGGAGGACTTTGAGATTGTATCCCGCTTTGGGAAATTCAGATTACGTGCGTATCAGCAAACCACGAACAACCAAGTGCACATAGCTATTACAAAGGGCACATGGAACACCAATGAACATGTATTGACACGTGTAAATTCAACCTTGGTAAACAATGATATTCTTGGCACCTTAACCAATAATGCCGATAAAAAATTGGACGATATGTTCAAATTGGTCAATGAAGCCGGAAAAGGAGCCATCATATTTATAAATCAGCAAAACCAGTCTACCAATTTACTGAATAGATTATCCATTCTAAAAGAGCAGCAAAACCAAAAGGATGTCATCAAAGCCCCTAGTATCCAAATGGACTCGAAAGACTTCGGAATTGGTGCCCAAATACTTCATGATTTGAACATCCATAAATTGAAATTAATTTCCAATAGCGAACAAACAAAGCGTGTTGGAATGATCGGCTATGGTTTAGAGATTATGGATTATGTAAACTATTAG